CGATGCGGCGCTCGTTCAGCGCGGTCGTGCGGTTCCACCGCCGATCGGCGCCGACACGCGTCTGCGTGTAGAACACCGGCCCCGGAGAGGTGAGCTTGACCACGATCGCCACCAGCACGCAGATCGGCGCGAGGACCAGCAGCGCGATGCCGGCGATGACGACGTTCACGACGCGGGTGAGCACCTCCCAGCGCTCGGCCGGGATCACTGCGGACGGCTGCTCCGGGACGCCGAAGTGGGGGAGCTCGGAGACCGCGGTCAGCTCCACCGGCGTGTCGAACGCAATGCTGGGCGAACCCGTCGCCACCGAGCCAAGGGCGCGCAGCCGCTGGCTCGATGATGTACTCGCATCCTTGACGCGCCCGCCGAGGGCAGGCGCCGCGTCACCCGATGTGAGGTGCAACGAGGATTCTTCCATGTCGGTCACTGACCGGCGTAGGAGGCGCGGACGAAGGCCAGGACGGCCGTGACGATCGAGACGGAGAAGAGGATCGTCTGCAGTCGGCCGCGGCCGAACGAGTTGACCTGCCGTGGACGCGGCACCTCGATCTGATCGCCCGACTCGAGCCCGAGATCCTGCACGGTCGCGCCCTCGGCGATCGCCTGCTCGACGCTCTTCTGGCTCATGATCTCGTCGTCGCCACGATGGATCGTGACCTTGTCCGGCTTGGAGCTGTTCTGCGTTCCGCCGGCGACCATGAGCGCGTCACTGAGCGGACGCGTCGGATCGACCGCGTACACGCCCGGCCGCCCGAACCCGCCGACGAACTGCAGGCGCGTGAGCGGATAGACGCGGATGCGCGGCTCGCGCACGAACGCCGCGACGTACTTCTCGACGGCGCCCTGTAGCTCCGAGCGCAGCACGCCGTGCAGCGACGTCGCCGGCCAGTTCACCATCGCGATCTTCACGCTGTCGAGGACGATGACCGTGTCCGGTCGCTGCCCCGGGGCACCGAAGTCCACGAGGAAGCGATCGCCCGTCTGGAAGTCGCCGTCAGTCAGCCGGCTGCGGAGCCGCGCGATCTCCGCGGCGCGCGCCTTCTTGTCCTTCGGCTTTCCGAGTCCCTGCTGGTCGACCTGAACGAGCGAGTCGAGACGATGGGTGATCTGCGCGCGCGTGGCGTAGGCGAGCGACATGGGGCCCGACTGGCGGCCGGTCTGCGCACCCGCGGCCACGGCGGCCACGGTGCCAAGCAGCACGGCGACATGCACGGCGGACACAAACGAGCGGCCCGCGCGGGAGGTAAGCGAGTGAGACGTCACGATGATGAGATACGCAGCGAGCGTGCTACTCGGCGACGAAGTGGCCGCGCGAGAGGGAACTGCCGATCGATCAACAGCTTAGACGCCACCACGCGTCCCCTTGCGGAGGATGGGGGCTCTCATCTGTTCGACCTATACTACAATTCGTGATGCGGCGCATCAACAATTGTCGGCTCCGGCTGGCGGTTACTGAAGCGCGAGGGATCCTATACGCGACCGAAATGGTTACGCGGTAAGGAGATAGTTCGTGCGCAGCGGGGTGGGCACGATACGACGGTGCGTGCGGTGAAACTTGCAAGACGCGCGCGGCGCATCTCGTAACCCGACTCCGCGCCTTCGTGCCATCGCAGACCAGAGAATCTCGGGACGGAACGTCCCAACCGACGGTGCTCCTCGTCACGCCGTGCCGCTGGACGGCACGCACGCTCGAGGTGACGCTCGGCGCGGCAGGGCTCCAAACGGTTCACGTCCCGGACGTCCAGGCGGCGATGGGCCCGTGCGCCAGCGGCGCCGTGGACGCGCTCCTGATCGACGAGCGCGCGGCCGGCGACCCGCGAACCCGTGGCGCCGACGCCTGCGGGCGCCTCGTGAACGCCGGTGCCGTGCCGCTGCCCGCGATGGTGCTCGCGCGTGAGATCGTGGACCCGCGGCAGCTTGACGCGCTGTTCGACGCCGGCGCATGGGGGCTGGCGACGTATCCGTTCGGCGGCGGGAGCTGGGTGTCGCAGCTCGCGGCGTGGGTCCGGCGGAGCAGCGTGCCGCGCGCGGAGGGGCTCGTCGATCCGACGACGCGCCTGTACAACGAGCGTGGGCTGCTCCGGCGCGCGCGCGAGGTCGAGGCGGCGGCGCGGCGAGACGGCAGCGCGGTCGCGTGTGCGGTGTTCACCGTGGCGCCGCGAGTCGACGGCGACGCCACGGGGCCGGCGGAGCGGGGCGGCCTCGCCCAGCGCGTGGCCGACGCGTGCCGCAGCGCGGGGCGCGGCTCCGACGTGTTCGCGCGCCTCACCCCGCACGAGTTCGGGGTGATCGCGCCGGGCGCCGACGCCACCGGCGTGCGTCGGCTCGTCGATCGCATCGGACGGGCGATCGCGGGCACCATGGCGGCCGAGGCGGCGCTCCGGGTGGGCGTGTTCGCGGTGCCTAACGTGCGGCTGGCGACGGTCTCCGTCGCCGACATGCTGACGCTCGCCGCGACCGACTGTTAACGGGCCAGCCCGAAAGCAGAGCGGCCGCCGTGATCCCATCGGATCGCGGCGGCCGCTCTCGCTTCAGCCCTCGCGGACGGCGACGCTGGTGCCGCCGCCGCCGCCGGCGGACAGCGCCGGCGTCTCCTCGGGCAGCACGTAGTCCGGATCGTACGAGTAGTACTGGTACATCCCGCTGTCCGTGCGCACCTCGTTCAGGACGGCGCCGAGCAGCGTGACCGGCAGCTGCGCGAGCACGGCGAGCTTCGCCTTCGCCATCTTGAGGTTCGTGCGGTTGCTGCGCAGCACGACCGCGAGCTGGCCGCACGCCGTGCCGATCGCGTAGGCGTCGGTGCCCGCGCCGAGCGGCGGCGTGTCGATGATGACGACGTCGAACTCCGCGGCGAGCGACGCCACCAGCTGCTGCATGCGTGGCGTGGCGAGCAGCTCGGGCGCGCGGCGGTGCCGCGTTCCGGAGGGGATGATCGTCAGGTTGTCGTGCCGCGTCGGGTAGCACACCTCGCCGAACAGGCTCGTGCCCTCGAGGTACTCGACGAGCCCCGGCACGGCCGGCGTGTCGAACGTCGCGTTGAGCTGCCCGCGGCGCGTGTCGGCGTCGATGAGCACCGTGCGCCAGCCGCCCTCGGCGAACGACAGCGCGAGGTTGCTCGCGACCAGCGACTTGCCGTCGCCCGGGCCCGGGCTGGTGATCCCGAACACGACGCTGCGCTGGCTGCCCGCGCCGGCCGCGTAGCGGACGTTCATGCGCAGCGAGCGGAACGCCTCCACGATCTGCGCGATCTGCTCGGGCGACTGGCGTCCCGACTGGTCCACGACGGGCACGACGCCGAGTACCTCGAGCCCGAGGTCGACGCGCGCCTGCTCCGGGTAGCGGAAGCGGTTGTCGAGGAGGTCGAGGAGGAACGCGAGGCCGATGCCGATCACCAGACCGGCGAACAGACCGCCGCCGATGAACGTCGGCGCCGTGTTCGACGACGGCGCGAGCGGCGTGATGGCGGTGTCGAGGATCTTCACGTCCGGCACCGCCGACTGCTGCGCGAGCTGCGCCTGCGCCGACGCGGTGCGCAGCTTCGTGTAGATCTCGGCCCGCACGTCGCGCTCGCGCGCGAGCACGCCCGTCTGGATCGTCCGCTCCGGGATCCCCTGCAGCTCGTGCGTTGCCGTCTGCAGCTCCTGGCCGTACTGCGACTCGCGCGTGCGGAGCGTGGCGATGTAGTCGGTGAGCCGCTGCGGCAGCACCCGATCGTGCAGCTCGGCGATGTTGCGCCGCGCGTCGACGACGAGCGGGTTGGAATCGGTGAGCGTCTGCAGCTTCACGCGCAGGTCGACCGTCGCGTGCGTGAGCTCGTCGACCGTCTGCTTCACGCCGGCCGCGCCGGGATCGTTCGCGAGCGTGGGCACCGTGAGCAGGATCTCGGGCGCCAGCGTGGAACCGGGCGCCTTGATCTGCCCGAGGAGCCGCTCGAGCGACTCGCGATCGCGCTTCAGCTGATCGACCTCCGTCTTGCGCGTGAAGAACGCGTTGAAGATCGGCTGGCCGACGGCCATGTTCTGCGACTTCGGGTCGGAGGAGATCACCGTCGGCGTCTCGGACGGCTCGGCGATCGTCTTCACGCGGTAGTCCTCGAACGCCTGCTCCGCGGCCTGGAGACCCTTCGAGGCCTCGTCGAGCTGCGTGTTCAGCGTCGTCGTCGAGGCGACCATCTCGCGCTTCTTCAGCTCCGTCGCGACGTCGACGAACTGCGTCAGCATCGCGTTCATCGTGGCGGCGGGCTTCTGCTGCGCCGTACCCGTGAGCGTGAGCCCGATGACCGGGCTGGCCTGCTTGATGGTGATCGCCAGCCGCTTCTGCACGTCGCGCGACGCCTCACGCGGCGTGAGCACGGTGAACTCCACCTCACGCGACCGGGTGCCGAGCAGGCGAGCGGGGGGAACCCACGCGAAGCCCGCGCTGCGGCCGACGGAGTCGCCGACCGTTCCCACCTCGTGCGTGAACCCCACCTTGTCGGTGAGGGAGAATCGTCCGCGCTCGGTCTTCAGCGTGTAGGTGCCGGGCCGGAACTGCTTCTTGACCGGGTCGATCTGGAACGTCGCGAAGAGCAGCGAGTCGGACGCCTTCGCCGGCTGGATGTAGAGCGAGAGCTTCTGCACCACCGGGTCGATGATGGCGAAGCTCTGGAACAGATCGCGCCATCCCGCGTTCCCGGTGAGCTGCGCCGGGTTGATCATGCTCGGCTTCTCGTTCCCGGAACCGCTGCTGAAGATCGTCGCGTTGACCTCGTACTCCGGATCGATGAACCGCGTCGCGACGAAGCCGCCACCCAGCCCGAGGACGACGAGGGCCGCCACGAGCCACTTGTAGCGCGACATTGCCGCCATGAAGCGGCCGACGCTCAGAGCACCGCCCGCTTCATCGGCCGGCGCCGCGGGCGGCGCGTAGGCGGCGGGGTCGTACGGCTGAAGCGCGTGTTCGGCGGCCGGCACAGGCAGCGGCGCGTCCGATCCGGCGGGGAGCGGGGGCAGGTTCGCGGACATCAGAGCTGGGACAGCCTTCGTGGAGGTTGCCCGCGCGGGAGCGAACGGGCGGCGCGTGGGCGAGCAGAGCCGGGGACGGGCACCCGGTGCCCGTCGGAGGCGGCACGCGCGGTACGCCGAGAGACGCAGGTATCGCCTGAAGCGTCACGGTGCGTGCCAGCGGACTCGTCCACCAGCCCGCGACGCCCCAGCAGCTCGCGACGCGCTACGGTACCCACGACGGGCGCTCAAGATCCGCCCCCAGGCGACCGACACCAGAGGTGGGGCGCCCATGCCACAGAACGTGGCTGGCAACCCACACCGCTCTGTGCGGTGCCCGGACCACCCTAAGTAAGCGCCGCTCGCGAGTTGTGTCGAGAGCGAATTGCGCCGCTGGGGGCGTGGCTCACGGGCCGCCGCAGATCGGACTCCCTCTCACCGATCCACGTCGGTCGCCATGGCCATGCCGTCCTCGCTGGTTACCCCGCCGCAGGCGCCCGACGAGGCGCGTCGCCTTCGCATCCTCATCGTCGACGACGACCGCACGCTCCGGGAAGGATGCGCCAACATCCTGCGCCTGGACGGGCACGACGTCGCGGCGTTCGCCCGCGGCGACGAGGCGATCGAGGCGGCGACGCGCCGGCACTTCGACGTCGCCCTCGTCGACCTGTACATGACGCCGGTCGGCGGGCTCGACGTGCTGCGCGCCATCACGGCCGCCGACCCGAGCACGCTCGTCGTCGTCATGACCGGCAACCCGACGGTCGCCTCGAGCCTCGACGCGCTGCGGGCGGGAGCGTGGGACTACCTCCCGAAGCCGTTCGCGGCGTCGCACCTCCAGGTGCTGATCGGGCGGGCCGCGCACGCCGCCCGCCAAGGACCGCGCCCGGCCCGCGAGCTGCGCGTCGATACCGGGGACGGCGAGGAGTCGGAGGATGCCGACGCCGCGCTGCTCGGCGACTCGCCGGCGTTCCGTCAGGCGGTGATGATGGCCCGCCGTGTCGCGCCGACCGACGCGTCGGTGATGATCTTCGGCGAGAGCGGCACCGGTAAGGAGCTCATCGCCCAGTTCATCCATCGCCACAGCCGGCGCGCGAGCCGGAAGATGGTGGAGATCAACTGCGCCGCGCTCCCCGAGGGGCTCCTGGAGAGCGAGCTGTTCGGCCACCGGAAGGGTGCCTTCACCGGCGCCGACCGCGACAAGCCCGGCCTGTTCGAGGTCGCGAACGGCGGCACGCTGTTCCTCGACGAGCTCGGGGAGATGCCGATGTCGCTGCAGGCGAAGCTCCTGCGCGTCCTGCAGGACGGCGTGGTGCGCCGCGTCGGCAGCGAGAAGTCGGACACGGTGGTGAACGTCCGCATCCTGGCGGCGACGAACCGCGATCCGCAGGAGGCGGTGCGCGACGGTCTGCTGCGCGAGGACCTGTTCTACCGCCTGTGCGTCGTGCCGGTGAAGCTCCCGCCGCTCCGCCAGCGGCCGGAGGACGTCGCGCTCCTCGCCGAGCACTTCCTCGCGCGGTTCTGGAAGCAGCACCGCGGTTCCGCGCCGTCGCCGCGCTTCGGCGCCGAGTGCATGGCGTTCCTGAAGTCGCGCACGTGGCCGGGGAACGTGCGCCAGCTGCAGAACGTCGTGGAGCACGTCTCGGTGGTGGCCGAGCCGGGCGCGATGCTGTCGCCCGACGACGTGTCGCTGTACGACGAGGCGGTCGGCACGAGCGGGGGCAACTCGGTCCTGCCGAACGTCCTGAACGAGAGCTTCCACAACGCGAAGGAGCAGGTCATCGCGCACTTCGAGCGCGAGTACCTGCTGCGCCTCACGGCGCGCACGGGGGGCAACATGTCGCGCGCGGCGCGCCTCGCCGGAATCGACCGCACGACGCTGTACCGACTCATGGAGAAGCACGGCCTCCGACGCGACGACGTCACCGCGACGCTGCTGACCAACACCGGGGAGTGAGGGGCGATGTCCCGTCCACCGCTGCGGCTCGTGTCCGAGCCGGTGCTCGACGCGCATCCGCTCACGACCTCCGATGCCCCGCTCCTGCCGTCCCGCGAGGCAGCCGGCGCCGGGGCTGACATCTGGGAGGAGCTCGACCGAGCCGCGGCGTGGGTGCAGGATGAGATGACCGACGGCCGCCTCGCGGTGGTGCCCGGGCCCGCGCTCGACGGCGCGGCGCGCGAGCGGGCGCGCCGGGCGCTGCGGCTGCTGTGCGTCGCGGCCCGCGCCACCTGGGCGACGCTCGACGTGCCGGGGTCGCCGGCGCCGCTCCGGCGCGAGGACCTGCCGGCGACCGTGCCGGCCACGGCGCTCGTGCGCGCCATGCGGCAGCGGCTTACGACGCAGACGGTGGAGGCGCGGAGCCGTGGCCTGCCGGCCGCCGATCCGGCGGACGTGCTGCGCGCCCTGCTCGCGCTCGAGCGCGTGGAGACGGCGCTCGAGGAGGACGGCGTGCGGACTGCGATGGGTCAGCTCACCGGCGCGACGGCGATGGAGCTGCTCGTCGAGGTCGCGCACGACATGCGCTCGCCGCTCGGCTCGATCCTGTTCCTCGTGGAGCGGCTGCGCCGCCCGGCGCTCGGCGTCGATCCGCGACCGCCGGCGGAGGACCGCACCCTCGCTCTCGTCTACGGCGCCGCGTTCGGGCTGAGCGCGATGGTGAGCGACGTGATGGAGCTCGCGCGCGGCGGCGACCGCCTGGCGGCCGGCGAGCCGGCGCCGCTGGTCCTCACCGACGTCGTCGAGGCGGTGGCGTCGATCGCCGCGCCGCTGGCCGAGGAGAAGGGGATCCTGCTCGAGATGCCGGAGCTGCCGCGCGAGGTGCGGATCGGGCACGGTGCGGCGCTGCACCGGGTGCTCGTGAACCTCGTGACGAACGCGCTGAAGTTCACCCCGGCCGGCCGCGTGTCGCTCCGGGTCGAGGCGCGATCGCGCACCCGGGTGGCGTTCTCGGTCGAGGACACGGGGCGTGGGATCCCACGGTCGGTGCTCGCGCAGCTGTTCCAGACGTTCCGCCGCCGCGCGGCGCGCGACGACTACGCGTTCTCGAGCGCGGGGCTCGGTCTCGCGATCTGCCAGAAGCTCCTGTCGGCGATGGACTCGGAGCTCCAGGTGGAGTCGGAGGAGGGCGTGGGGACGACGTTCCGCTTCGAGCTGGAGCTGCCCCCGGCCGGACCGGCCGCCGCCTGACGCGGTCGAGCCGCGATCGGCGTCAGAAGCCCCGCGAGCGGCCGGAGTGCTGGCCGTTCGTGGGGTGCGGCGGTTGGGGCTTGTCCGGGTGCCCCTTCCGGCGCGACGTGCGCCGCTCGAGCACGACCTCGTCGGCGAGGATCATGTAGCGGATGATCTGCCGACGCACCGACGCGAACTGGCGGCTGCGGTCGCGGAAGCGGTCGTTCGAGACGAGCGCGGCGTCGAGCTCCTTCGCGAACGACAGCAGGAAGTAGTCGGCGTCGGTGCCGGCGGGCGCCTGATGCACGGTGCCGTCGGCGACGAGCCGCTCGTACTCGTCGTGCTCGTCGATCTGGTGG
This DNA window, taken from Gemmatirosa kalamazoonensis, encodes the following:
- a CDS encoding GGDEF domain-containing protein, whose translation is MLLVTPCRWTARTLEVTLGAAGLQTVHVPDVQAAMGPCASGAVDALLIDERAAGDPRTRGADACGRLVNAGAVPLPAMVLAREIVDPRQLDALFDAGAWGLATYPFGGGSWVSQLAAWVRRSSVPRAEGLVDPTTRLYNERGLLRRAREVEAAARRDGSAVACAVFTVAPRVDGDATGPAERGGLAQRVADACRSAGRGSDVFARLTPHEFGVIAPGADATGVRRLVDRIGRAIAGTMAAEAALRVGVFAVPNVRLATVSVADMLTLAATDC
- a CDS encoding sigma-54-dependent transcriptional regulator; amino-acid sequence: MAMPSSLVTPPQAPDEARRLRILIVDDDRTLREGCANILRLDGHDVAAFARGDEAIEAATRRHFDVALVDLYMTPVGGLDVLRAITAADPSTLVVVMTGNPTVASSLDALRAGAWDYLPKPFAASHLQVLIGRAAHAARQGPRPARELRVDTGDGEESEDADAALLGDSPAFRQAVMMARRVAPTDASVMIFGESGTGKELIAQFIHRHSRRASRKMVEINCAALPEGLLESELFGHRKGAFTGADRDKPGLFEVANGGTLFLDELGEMPMSLQAKLLRVLQDGVVRRVGSEKSDTVVNVRILAATNRDPQEAVRDGLLREDLFYRLCVVPVKLPPLRQRPEDVALLAEHFLARFWKQHRGSAPSPRFGAECMAFLKSRTWPGNVRQLQNVVEHVSVVAEPGAMLSPDDVSLYDEAVGTSGGNSVLPNVLNESFHNAKEQVIAHFEREYLLRLTARTGGNMSRAARLAGIDRTTLYRLMEKHGLRRDDVTATLLTNTGE
- a CDS encoding polysaccharide biosynthesis tyrosine autokinase; translation: MSANLPPLPAGSDAPLPVPAAEHALQPYDPAAYAPPAAPADEAGGALSVGRFMAAMSRYKWLVAALVVLGLGGGFVATRFIDPEYEVNATIFSSGSGNEKPSMINPAQLTGNAGWRDLFQSFAIIDPVVQKLSLYIQPAKASDSLLFATFQIDPVKKQFRPGTYTLKTERGRFSLTDKVGFTHEVGTVGDSVGRSAGFAWVPPARLLGTRSREVEFTVLTPREASRDVQKRLAITIKQASPVIGLTLTGTAQQKPAATMNAMLTQFVDVATELKKREMVASTTTLNTQLDEASKGLQAAEQAFEDYRVKTIAEPSETPTVISSDPKSQNMAVGQPIFNAFFTRKTEVDQLKRDRESLERLLGQIKAPGSTLAPEILLTVPTLANDPGAAGVKQTVDELTHATVDLRVKLQTLTDSNPLVVDARRNIAELHDRVLPQRLTDYIATLRTRESQYGQELQTATHELQGIPERTIQTGVLARERDVRAEIYTKLRTASAQAQLAQQSAVPDVKILDTAITPLAPSSNTAPTFIGGGLFAGLVIGIGLAFLLDLLDNRFRYPEQARVDLGLEVLGVVPVVDQSGRQSPEQIAQIVEAFRSLRMNVRYAAGAGSQRSVVFGITSPGPGDGKSLVASNLALSFAEGGWRTVLIDADTRRGQLNATFDTPAVPGLVEYLEGTSLFGEVCYPTRHDNLTIIPSGTRHRRAPELLATPRMQQLVASLAAEFDVVIIDTPPLGAGTDAYAIGTACGQLAVVLRSNRTNLKMAKAKLAVLAQLPVTLLGAVLNEVRTDSGMYQYYSYDPDYVLPEETPALSAGGGGGTSVAVREG
- a CDS encoding NYN domain-containing protein, whose product is MASDVHSPHSHESPPHGSDAGDHRPRALIDGSNVAHATEGDTARLANILLVREKLVEQGFEPIIVADAALRHQIDEHDEYERLVADGTVHQAPAGTDADYFLLSFAKELDAALVSNDRFRDRSRQFASVRRQIIRYMILADEVVLERRTSRRKGHPDKPQPPHPTNGQHSGRSRGF
- a CDS encoding sensor histidine kinase, coding for MSRPPLRLVSEPVLDAHPLTTSDAPLLPSREAAGAGADIWEELDRAAAWVQDEMTDGRLAVVPGPALDGAARERARRALRLLCVAARATWATLDVPGSPAPLRREDLPATVPATALVRAMRQRLTTQTVEARSRGLPAADPADVLRALLALERVETALEEDGVRTAMGQLTGATAMELLVEVAHDMRSPLGSILFLVERLRRPALGVDPRPPAEDRTLALVYGAAFGLSAMVSDVMELARGGDRLAAGEPAPLVLTDVVEAVASIAAPLAEEKGILLEMPELPREVRIGHGAALHRVLVNLVTNALKFTPAGRVSLRVEARSRTRVAFSVEDTGRGIPRSVLAQLFQTFRRRAARDDYAFSSAGLGLAICQKLLSAMDSELQVESEEGVGTTFRFELELPPAGPAAA